One segment of Triticum aestivum cultivar Chinese Spring chromosome 2A, IWGSC CS RefSeq v2.1, whole genome shotgun sequence DNA contains the following:
- the LOC123190444 gene encoding elastin translates to MAKRLAVALLLLVLLASSDAGAAARAAIGVGEKKALVPGLPVDLPLPGLPGLPGLPGLPGLPGLPGLPPVPKLTATNKSP, encoded by the coding sequence ATGGCGAagcgcctcgccgtcgccctccTGCTGCTGGTCCTGCTCGCGTCCAGCGACGCCGGTGCTGCTGCCCGTGCTGCTATTGGCGTCGGCGAGAAGAAGGCTCTGGTGCCCGGGCTGCCGGTGGACCTCCCTCTCCCTGGCCTCCCCGGGCTGCCTGGGCTCCCTGGGCTCCCTGGGCTGCCGGGGCTCCCTGGGCTCCCTCCCGTTCCCAAATTGACGGCCACCAACAAGTCTCCATGA